In Candidatus Paceibacterota bacterium, the following proteins share a genomic window:
- the murC gene encoding UDP-N-acetylmuramate--L-alanine ligase, translating to MRSILNTSKNIHFIGIGGIGISAIARMMLADGKKVSGSDASGSEIIDSLKKLGAEIKIGHNTENLPKDTDLVIYTVAISKENPEFIEAGKRKIKMLTYAEALHEISKDKFTIAVSGTHGKTTTTAMIAKVLIDAGLDPTVIVGSLIKSDEKSGFATNFIAGRSKYFVVEACEYKRSFLNIEPTIVAITNIDNDHLDYYKDIKDIQSAFNKFAKKAPEKGFVICNIKDKNISGATAGISAKIVNWADFKADKLRLKVPGEHNKKDASVALAVAHLLGIDKKKAEKSLEGFVGTWRRFEYKGETKSGVIVYEDYAHHPTEIKATLKGAREMFPKQKIVVVFQPHLFSRTKLLLRDFGKAFSDADEILLAPIYPAREAFDPTISSEILAEEINKNKKTAQSFTSFEDIEKELINKLKKGDILITMGAGEAYKIGEEIIK from the coding sequence ATGAGGAGTATTTTAAACACATCAAAAAATATCCATTTTATTGGTATCGGTGGTATCGGTATCTCTGCTATAGCAAGGATGATGCTTGCAGACGGCAAAAAAGTTAGCGGTTCGGATGCCTCTGGTTCTGAAATCATAGATTCACTAAAGAAGCTTGGTGCGGAAATTAAAATTGGACACAATACAGAAAATTTACCGAAGGATACTGACTTGGTAATCTATACAGTCGCAATTTCAAAAGAAAATCCAGAATTTATTGAAGCCGGAAAGAGAAAAATAAAAATGCTTACTTACGCCGAAGCACTTCACGAAATTTCAAAAGACAAATTTACTATCGCTGTTTCTGGTACGCACGGTAAGACGACTACGACCGCTATGATTGCGAAAGTCTTGATAGACGCAGGACTTGATCCTACCGTGATAGTCGGTTCACTTATAAAATCAGATGAGAAATCTGGTTTTGCTACGAATTTTATTGCGGGCAGAAGCAAATATTTTGTAGTAGAGGCTTGTGAATATAAGAGATCGTTTTTAAACATAGAGCCCACTATCGTAGCTATTACAAATATAGATAACGATCATTTAGACTATTATAAAGATATAAAAGATATACAATCAGCTTTTAATAAATTCGCAAAGAAAGCTCCAGAAAAAGGTTTTGTGATTTGTAATATTAAAGACAAAAATATAAGCGGGGCGACTGCTGGCATATCAGCAAAAATCGTAAATTGGGCGGATTTTAAGGCGGATAAATTGAGGCTGAAGGTGCCGGGTGAGCATAATAAAAAAGATGCAAGTGTCGCTCTCGCTGTGGCACATTTGCTGGGGATTGATAAAAAGAAAGCGGAGAAATCCTTGGAAGGTTTTGTCGGTACTTGGAGAAGATTTGAATATAAAGGGGAGACAAAGAGTGGTGTTATTGTTTATGAAGATTATGCGCACCACCCCACGGAGATAAAAGCAACACTGAAAGGAGCGAGAGAGATGTTTCCTAAACAGAAAATCGTAGTTGTATTTCAACCACATCTTTTTTCAAGGACAAAATTACTTTTGAGAGATTTCGGAAAAGCTTTTTCAGATGCGGATGAGATCTTACTTGCCCCGATATATCCTGCGCGTGAAGCTTTTGACCCGACCATATCTTCTGAAATCTTGGCTGAAGAAATAAATAAAAATAAGAAAACCGCTCAATCTTTTACCAGTTTTGAAGATATAGAAAAAGAATTAATAAATAAGTTGAAAAAAGGCGATATTTTGATTACAATGGGAGCTGGTGAAGCTTATAAGATTGGTGAAGAAATAATAAAATGA
- a CDS encoding phosphotransferase, which yields MKSSTEKIVFESPEKKHFESMVDDHEGLLLSMVLNLLKESNPEAIESKLGEGRLAKVFEIGHIFNCCVKILKTERDESVIQSQSLTSEVEMQDKMSGIGRSGVKVPQPYVWVRMRPEADDNLKESVVEFFFMEKIKGASLEDVFKGIKPLPDKFDFESFFKKISDFVTEMNERHIFHRDLHKGNVMIDEEGNPCVIDFGTTVSVWGDDDNEIYRDRKPDGGVIMYPKDPVSVKKLRAEMREWLTNHNK from the coding sequence ATGAAATCAAGCACGGAAAAAATAGTCTTTGAATCGCCGGAGAAAAAACATTTTGAAAGCATGGTTGATGATCATGAGGGACTTCTTCTTTCTATGGTTTTAAATCTACTCAAAGAATCTAATCCTGAAGCGATAGAAAGCAAGCTCGGAGAAGGGAGGCTTGCAAAAGTCTTCGAGATTGGCCATATATTTAATTGTTGTGTGAAAATCTTGAAAACAGAAAGAGACGAATCTGTGATACAAAGTCAATCTTTGACTTCAGAAGTTGAAATGCAAGACAAAATGTCTGGAATAGGTCGCTCCGGTGTAAAAGTTCCTCAACCATATGTTTGGGTTAGAATGAGACCGGAAGCAGATGATAATCTCAAAGAGAGTGTAGTTGAGTTTTTCTTTATGGAGAAAATAAAAGGCGCGAGTCTCGAAGATGTATTCAAAGGTATAAAGCCCTTACCGGATAAATTTGATTTTGAATCTTTTTTCAAAAAAATATCAGATTTTGTGACAGAGATGAACGAAAGACATATTTTCCACAGAGACCTCCATAAGGGGAATGTAATGATAGATGAAGAAGGCAATCCTTGTGTCATTGATTTCGGTACAACGGTAAGTGTGTGGGGAGACGACGATAATGAAATCTATAGGGATCGAAAACCGGATGGCGGTGTTATTATGTATCCGAAAGATCCGGTATCTGTGAAAAAATTAAGAGCAGAGATGAGAGAGTGGTTGACAAATCATAATAAATAA
- the rsmI gene encoding 16S rRNA (cytidine(1402)-2'-O)-methyltransferase — MNKFYVIGTPIGNLEDISYRAVRILNEVDLVLCEDTRVTINLLNKYSINKPTMSYHSQSKLSKVDKILEMIAEGKTLALVSDAGTPTISDPGSMLISKIRAAFSEIEIIAIPGPSALVSALSISGLPASEFAFLGFLPHKKGRETLFKEIASAERTVVFYESPHRILKALESLKDHLALPEPSSRKIVVARELTKVFEQIVSGTAEEILKYFADNPDKVRGEFVVMVSAK, encoded by the coding sequence ATGAATAAATTTTATGTAATCGGAACGCCAATAGGAAATCTAGAGGACATCTCATACAGAGCGGTGAGGATTTTGAATGAAGTCGATTTAGTGCTTTGTGAAGATACTAGAGTGACAATAAATCTTTTGAATAAATACAGTATAAATAAGCCGACAATGAGTTATCATTCTCAAAGTAAGCTCTCAAAGGTGGATAAGATTTTGGAAATGATAGCTGAGGGCAAAACACTTGCTCTTGTCTCTGATGCCGGAACACCGACCATTTCTGACCCTGGCTCAATGCTTATTTCAAAGATTCGCGCAGCGTTTTCCGAAATAGAAATAATTGCTATACCAGGTCCCTCGGCGCTTGTATCCGCACTTTCGATTTCCGGTCTTCCTGCTTCTGAATTTGCTTTTCTTGGATTTCTGCCACATAAAAAAGGTAGAGAAACTCTTTTTAAAGAAATAGCCTCTGCAGAGAGGACCGTCGTCTTTTATGAATCTCCCCATAGGATTCTGAAAGCACTTGAATCGCTTAAAGATCACTTGGCTCTGCCAGAGCCAAGTAGTAGGAAGATTGTCGTCGCTCGGGAGCTTACAAAAGTTTTTGAACAAATCGTATCAGGCACAGCCGAAGAAATTCTTAAATATTTTGCCGATAATCCCGACAAAGTGAGGGGAGAATTTGTAGTAATGGTTTCAGCTAAATAA
- a CDS encoding putative glycoside hydrolase yields MAKVAKSKRFIFFLFTILVVVVFYFLLPTLFPIISENRELTTNTSTSTDIVIHMNTPKPLKAIYMTACVAGTPSFREKLKIIAETTEINAIVIDIKDYTGTITFKSDNPLFKENSPKDNKGQGCQVDDLKIFISELHRSGVYVIARISTFQDKYLVSKRPDLAVKRKTDGAIWKDHKGVSWLDAGSKEVWSYISTLGREAYSIGFDELNFDYIRFPSDGDMKNIAYTFSDGRPKAEVMKDFFVYISSVFKPLNVPISADLFGMTTTNKDDLNIGQLLEDALLYFDYVAPMVYPSHYPPTFLNFTNPAEHPYEVVSYSMKSAVERANLASTTPYKLRPWLQDFDLGATYTPGMIRAQIKATYDVGLDSWMLWDAGNTYTVKALWPKGFSEKDAMASSTISI; encoded by the coding sequence ATGGCTAAAGTAGCAAAGAGCAAAAGATTTATATTTTTTCTTTTTACTATTTTGGTCGTTGTTGTTTTTTATTTTCTTCTTCCAACACTATTTCCAATAATATCTGAAAATAGAGAATTGACTACAAATACCTCTACATCGACAGATATTGTAATTCACATGAACACTCCCAAACCCCTAAAGGCTATTTACATGACGGCTTGTGTCGCCGGTACTCCAAGCTTTCGTGAAAAACTGAAAATAATTGCTGAAACTACAGAGATAAATGCAATAGTTATAGATATAAAAGATTATACCGGTACTATTACTTTTAAATCTGATAATCCGCTCTTTAAAGAAAATAGTCCTAAAGACAACAAAGGCCAAGGCTGCCAAGTAGATGATCTGAAGATTTTTATATCAGAGCTTCATAGAAGCGGTGTTTATGTAATAGCGAGAATTTCTACATTTCAAGATAAATATCTTGTAAGTAAAAGGCCAGACCTTGCTGTAAAAAGAAAGACAGACGGTGCAATATGGAAAGACCACAAGGGTGTAAGCTGGCTTGATGCAGGATCAAAAGAAGTTTGGAGTTATATTTCAACACTTGGTAGGGAAGCCTATAGTATTGGTTTTGATGAATTGAACTTTGATTATATAAGATTTCCTTCGGATGGGGATATGAAAAATATTGCTTACACTTTTAGTGATGGAAGACCGAAAGCAGAAGTGATGAAAGACTTCTTTGTTTATATTTCTTCTGTATTTAAGCCACTCAATGTCCCGATTTCTGCAGACTTATTTGGTATGACGACGACGAACAAAGATGATTTAAATATTGGGCAACTTCTTGAGGATGCTTTATTGTATTTTGACTATGTTGCGCCTATGGTTTATCCGTCGCATTATCCCCCGACATTTTTGAATTTTACAAATCCGGCCGAGCATCCTTATGAAGTTGTCAGTTATTCTATGAAATCTGCTGTTGAAAGAGCAAATTTAGCAAGCACCACTCCTTATAAGCTTCGCCCGTGGCTTCAGGATTTCGATCTCGGTGCTACTTATACGCCGGGAATGATCCGTGCACAGATAAAAGCTACATATGATGTAGGTTTGGATTCATGGATGCTTTGGGACGCTGGCAATACCTACACAGTGAAGGCTCTCTGGCCGAAAGGATTCTCTGAAAAAGATGCCATGGCCTCAAGTACAATTTCAATATAG
- a CDS encoding type IV secretion system DNA-binding domain-containing protein: protein MDPERITYFGETDSRSKRVKFGIKAKDRTRHVYVIGKTGMGKSTLLENMAIQDLKNGEGMAFMDPHGKTAELLLDYIPPERIKDIVYFAPFDTNYPISFNVLEDVGYDKRHLVVSGLMSTFKKIWVDAWSARMEYILTNTLLALIEYPDATLLGVNRMLADKEYRKKVVDNVKDPSVKSFWVDEFAKYTDKFAAEATPAIQNKVGQFTSNPLIRNIVGQPKSTIDIRKMMDEKKILIINLSKGKVGEANANLLGSMLITKIYLAAMSRADVPEKKLKLLPNFYLYVDEFQSFANESFADILSEARKYKLNLTIAHQYIEQMSDEVRAAVFGNVGTFITFRVGAIDAEVLEKEFAPQFTAEDLVNLGIFQMYLKLMIDGVSSVPFSASSLPPIPEPVISYKSEIVESSRRQFAQPRAGVEQAINNWHEEGKGPTEWQKKQEKVGKIPQQPRSFNAPPNPFGFNGGANTSREKSYSNDNYKQRPTQARPVVMPVVNPEVVEQPKDEVIRRDTQTKKSETKPTRVEIFDKDISDDFVPLKAVAPQIIAQEKKVEQAMNRNPVVENNKNIVKKDGKIMSRENLSALQLALQQALKSNTLHTDKKAEKGVSEREKSSGVPTTPSPKSESIHKPSAEELKKVLGVE, encoded by the coding sequence ATGGATCCTGAAAGAATCACATATTTTGGAGAGACAGATTCTAGAAGCAAACGTGTTAAATTTGGCATTAAAGCGAAAGACAGAACTCGTCATGTTTATGTTATAGGTAAAACAGGTATGGGTAAGTCTACTTTACTTGAAAATATGGCAATTCAGGATTTGAAAAACGGCGAGGGTATGGCTTTTATGGATCCGCATGGTAAAACAGCTGAGCTTCTGCTTGATTATATTCCTCCAGAGAGAATAAAAGATATTGTTTACTTTGCTCCCTTTGATACTAATTATCCGATATCTTTCAATGTGCTTGAAGATGTCGGTTATGATAAACGACACTTGGTAGTTTCTGGGCTGATGAGTACATTCAAGAAGATTTGGGTGGACGCTTGGTCTGCTAGGATGGAGTATATTCTTACAAACACCCTTCTTGCACTTATTGAATATCCAGACGCAACACTTCTTGGTGTAAACAGAATGCTTGCAGATAAAGAATATAGAAAGAAAGTGGTGGATAATGTAAAAGATCCCTCGGTCAAATCTTTTTGGGTTGATGAGTTTGCAAAGTATACAGATAAATTTGCTGCTGAAGCCACTCCCGCTATTCAGAATAAGGTTGGTCAATTTACTTCAAACCCATTGATAAGAAATATCGTCGGTCAACCTAAATCCACCATCGATATTCGAAAGATGATGGATGAGAAGAAGATTTTAATTATAAACCTTTCCAAAGGAAAAGTGGGGGAGGCGAATGCGAATCTTCTCGGCTCGATGCTTATTACGAAGATCTATCTTGCAGCCATGTCTCGTGCAGATGTGCCGGAGAAAAAACTTAAACTATTACCAAATTTTTATCTTTATGTAGATGAATTTCAGTCTTTTGCTAACGAATCTTTTGCAGACATTCTTTCAGAGGCAAGGAAATATAAACTCAATCTTACTATTGCTCATCAATACATTGAACAAATGTCAGATGAAGTACGGGCCGCCGTCTTTGGAAACGTCGGAACATTTATAACCTTTAGAGTGGGTGCTATAGATGCAGAAGTCCTTGAAAAAGAATTTGCTCCTCAGTTTACAGCAGAAGATCTTGTAAACCTTGGTATCTTTCAGATGTATTTAAAACTCATGATAGACGGGGTAAGCTCTGTGCCATTTTCGGCATCTTCATTACCACCAATTCCCGAACCCGTTATCTCATACAAGTCAGAGATTGTAGAAAGCTCCAGAAGACAATTTGCACAACCAAGAGCTGGTGTGGAGCAGGCTATCAATAATTGGCATGAGGAAGGAAAGGGTCCAACAGAATGGCAAAAGAAACAGGAAAAAGTTGGGAAGATACCTCAACAACCAAGATCTTTTAATGCACCCCCTAACCCTTTTGGATTTAATGGTGGGGCGAATACTAGTAGAGAAAAAAGTTACTCAAATGATAATTATAAACAGCGACCGACTCAAGCTCGACCCGTTGTGATGCCAGTAGTGAATCCTGAAGTCGTTGAGCAACCCAAAGACGAAGTTATAAGACGAGATACGCAAACGAAGAAGTCAGAAACAAAGCCTACTAGAGTAGAGATTTTTGATAAAGATATAAGTGACGACTTTGTTCCACTCAAAGCTGTGGCTCCCCAAATAATTGCACAGGAGAAAAAGGTTGAGCAGGCTATGAATAGGAATCCGGTAGTGGAGAATAATAAAAATATTGTCAAAAAAGACGGGAAGATAATGAGTAGAGAAAATCTATCGGCTTTGCAGTTGGCGCTTCAGCAAGCTCTGAAAAGTAATACTTTACATACGGATAAGAAAGCAGAAAAGGGCGTGTCGGAGAGAGAAAAAAGTTCTGGCGTACCCACTACTCCATCTCCAAAATCAGAATCCATCCACAAACCATCCGCCGAAGAGCTTAAGAAAGTTCTCGGAGTAGAATAA
- a CDS encoding glycosyltransferase family 2 protein, translating to MPRISVIICTYNREKFIERAIRSALAQSFSDFEIIVMDDASSDNTEKIVRDLIQDNAKIKYFKNDTNLGISKNRNKALNTAQGKYIAILDSDDFWIDNNKLRKQVDFLENNLDYILIGSNIKIIDEKENFIKNTDFETEDVEIRKKILKSNQIPHSSVMYKKDTVEKINGYNERLSCDEDLDLFLRLGRFGKMKNLKDITTSYTKHSQSFSQERKIDMAWNHLTIVLKNFGKYPNWFTAMFWAKLRLLKSLL from the coding sequence ATGCCCAGAATATCAGTAATAATTTGCACATATAACAGAGAGAAATTTATAGAGAGAGCAATAAGAAGCGCTCTCGCACAGAGTTTTTCTGACTTTGAGATCATTGTCATGGATGATGCGTCTTCGGACAATACAGAAAAAATAGTAAGGGATTTGATACAAGACAATGCAAAGATAAAATATTTCAAAAACGACACAAATCTCGGAATATCAAAAAATAGAAATAAAGCTCTTAATACAGCCCAAGGTAAATATATAGCCATACTAGATAGTGATGATTTTTGGATTGATAATAACAAACTACGAAAACAAGTTGATTTTCTAGAAAATAATCTAGATTATATTTTAATTGGTTCAAATATAAAAATAATAGACGAAAAAGAAAATTTTATAAAAAATACTGATTTTGAAACAGAAGATGTTGAAATAAGAAAAAAAATATTAAAATCTAATCAAATCCCCCACTCTAGTGTGATGTATAAAAAAGATACTGTAGAAAAGATTAATGGTTATAATGAGAGGTTATCTTGTGATGAAGATTTGGATTTATTTTTAAGATTGGGACGATTTGGTAAAATGAAAAATCTAAAAGATATTACCACTTCTTACACCAAACACTCTCAAAGTTTCTCTCAAGAAAGAAAAATAGATATGGCATGGAATCACTTAACAATAGTATTAAAGAATTTTGGGAAATATCCAAATTGGTTTACTGCTATGTTTTGGGCAAAATTGAGACTTCTAAAGAGTTTACTCTAA
- a CDS encoding alpha-1,2-fucosyltransferase yields the protein MIITKIKGGLGNQLFQYAFGRYISINQKDILKLDTDSETSGKDTVREFTLNNFNINAEIATPSEILKVKYPLGIFSKFIRIFKSKILRIHNIGYIPNILNASEKYFDGFWQSYKYLEPIKNELLKEITLKQTIEAKYSALLTQIRNTNSVSIHIRRGDYVNDQRTKSAHFTFGLEYYEKAIQIIKEKIQDPIFFVFSDDIEWAKENIKTNSTTTFIIKPTIVEKDEEEIILMSLCKHNIIANSSFSWWGAWLNQNPGKIVIAPKKWNNRYQKEYKDLLPPDWIKI from the coding sequence ATGATAATAACTAAGATAAAAGGTGGCCTGGGTAATCAATTATTCCAATATGCTTTTGGGAGGTATATTTCCATCAATCAAAAAGATATCTTGAAACTGGATACTGATAGCGAGACCTCCGGCAAAGATACGGTCAGAGAATTTACCCTAAATAATTTTAATATAAATGCCGAGATTGCTACTCCTAGTGAAATACTAAAGGTTAAATATCCTTTGGGTATATTCTCAAAATTCATCAGAATATTTAAATCCAAGATATTAAGGATTCATAATATTGGATATATACCAAATATCTTAAATGCCAGTGAAAAATATTTTGATGGTTTTTGGCAAAGTTACAAATATTTGGAGCCTATAAAAAATGAACTGCTTAAAGAGATTACACTTAAACAAACGATAGAGGCTAAATATTCTGCCCTACTGACACAGATCCGCAATACAAATTCCGTATCAATACATATTCGCCGTGGCGATTATGTAAACGACCAAAGAACAAAATCTGCTCACTTTACCTTTGGCTTAGAATATTATGAAAAGGCAATACAAATAATTAAAGAAAAGATACAAGATCCAATCTTTTTTGTATTTTCCGACGATATAGAGTGGGCCAAAGAAAATATAAAGACAAACTCCACTACCACTTTTATTATCAAACCAACTATCGTAGAAAAAGACGAAGAGGAGATAATCCTTATGAGCCTCTGCAAACACAACATCATCGCCAACTCTTCTTTTTCTTGGTGGGGCGCATGGCTGAATCAAAATCCGGGAAAAATTGTCATTGCACCAAAGAAATGGAATAATAGATATCAAAAAGAATATAAGGATTTACTTCCACCAGACTGGATAAAAATATAA
- a CDS encoding class I SAM-dependent methyltransferase — MKKILKNILRFLNIIVIKPNDSELIEKLKETFTHNERSFVYSGIKRLVDCLYCHASPGVIETISIELSDILRAKKTSGNKILNMGGGTGQVSSIYKSLGFDVYNLDIDLPTSDSKNIKFDLNQTIPIPFPNKTFDVVICQEIIEHVENPWKMVREAKKLLKDDGILIITTPNIVSLQSRLMFFFRGYFKWFTPDCFDYHINPIPYWEINLIANRCGLNRLLTKGSGDYYMCRDNNKQEKLLRDNESLIFFFKRDDNN; from the coding sequence ATGAAAAAGATATTAAAAAATATTTTACGTTTTCTTAATATAATAGTCATTAAACCAAATGATTCGGAATTAATTGAGAAGTTGAAAGAGACTTTTACACACAATGAGAGAAGTTTTGTCTATTCTGGAATTAAACGTCTAGTCGATTGCTTGTATTGTCATGCCTCCCCTGGAGTAATTGAAACGATTTCAATAGAATTATCAGACATTCTTAGGGCAAAAAAAACAAGCGGTAATAAAATTCTAAATATGGGTGGCGGAACAGGCCAAGTTTCATCTATTTATAAAAGTCTAGGATTTGATGTATATAATCTTGATATTGATCTGCCTACATCGGATAGTAAAAATATTAAATTTGATTTAAATCAGACAATACCTATTCCATTTCCGAATAAAACGTTTGACGTAGTTATTTGCCAAGAAATTATCGAGCATGTTGAAAATCCATGGAAAATGGTTCGCGAGGCAAAAAAACTCTTAAAAGATGATGGTATTTTAATTATTACAACACCCAACATTGTCTCCTTGCAAAGCAGACTCATGTTCTTCTTTAGAGGATATTTTAAATGGTTCACTCCTGACTGTTTTGATTATCATATTAACCCAATCCCGTATTGGGAAATAAATTTAATTGCCAATAGATGCGGTTTGAATAGGCTTCTTACTAAAGGAAGCGGTGATTATTATATGTGCAGAGACAACAATAAACAGGAAAAACTTTTAAGGGACAATGAAAGTCTAATCTTTTTCTTTAAGAGAGATGATAATAACTAA
- a CDS encoding GDP-mannose 4,6-dehydratase, with amino-acid sequence MIKNNPKILITGGLGFIFSHVTEYFVNKDWNVVVIDNESDGSHPEIINGTFKYYKMDVSDHNIINIILKESPEYVLHAAAISDVDFSIKNSFKTMSSNILGNLHVFEASKKLPNLVRLLYVSTDEIYGECGHKKKETEIIFPKNPYSCSKAVGSLLRIAYDNSFKELFDKTSETRFCNVFGPRQDKRKILPAIKESLDGKYSIPLHDGGTGYREYIYVKNIPPVIDLILNSDKGNRVFNVTLNNGYTVQELIEKAEEITGKKCLTHPSHREGMDLKYQMNATRLKRLGWKPLYTFKQGLKEYLLDK; translated from the coding sequence ATGATTAAGAATAACCCTAAAATTTTAATAACTGGTGGTCTTGGCTTTATATTTTCGCATGTTACTGAGTACTTTGTCAATAAAGACTGGAACGTTGTTGTGATTGACAATGAGTCAGACGGTTCGCATCCAGAAATAATAAATGGGACATTTAAGTATTATAAAATGGATGTCTCTGATCATAACATCATAAATATTATTTTAAAAGAAAGTCCCGAGTATGTTTTACATGCTGCAGCGATATCAGATGTAGATTTCTCTATTAAAAACTCTTTTAAAACCATGAGCAGTAATATATTGGGTAATTTACATGTGTTTGAAGCTAGTAAAAAACTCCCCAATTTAGTTAGGTTGTTGTATGTGTCTACCGATGAGATATATGGAGAGTGTGGGCATAAAAAGAAAGAAACAGAAATAATCTTTCCGAAGAATCCGTATTCTTGTTCAAAGGCAGTTGGATCATTGTTAAGGATCGCCTATGACAACTCTTTTAAAGAACTTTTTGATAAAACCTCTGAAACCAGGTTTTGTAACGTTTTTGGGCCAAGACAGGATAAAAGAAAAATATTACCAGCAATAAAGGAAAGTTTAGATGGAAAATATTCTATACCATTGCATGATGGAGGGACAGGGTACAGAGAATATATTTATGTAAAAAATATACCACCTGTAATTGATTTGATACTGAATTCAGATAAGGGAAACAGAGTATTCAATGTGACATTGAATAATGGTTATACCGTGCAAGAGTTGATAGAAAAAGCCGAGGAAATTACTGGTAAGAAATGCTTAACCCATCCAAGTCATAGGGAAGGCATGGACTTAAAATATCAAATGAATGCGACGAGGTTGAAGAGATTAGGTTGGAAACCACTTTATACATTTAAGCAAGGTTTAAAGGAATATTTATTAGATAAGTAA
- a CDS encoding aminotransferase class V-fold PLP-dependent enzyme: MKKVKLFKPFVSWRAIVNVVRVLLSDQLAEGPQVKRFEKEFSEKFGLKNVVAVNSGTTALELAYELAKIEKGDEVITTVFTCTATNIPLIRRGAKIVFADIDKDLNINIEDVKNKVTPNTKAIVFVHFGGNNRGLKELIEFCRARSIKLIEDAAQAVGSDFWGKADFACVSLQAIKTLSSGDGGFLICKSDEDYKKARRLRWFGYDRDEKQKKGDIDLTEAGYKYHMNDITAAIGLGNLSVIDKVINHRKKLMNIYSEAGLNSHIWMTAVLGRDYASLSKRLKEHGFETGQHHYRNDKYTLFGGRQKLPVMDSIEDNYFFIPMHHAVSVKQAKKIVSLLQ, translated from the coding sequence ATGAAAAAAGTAAAACTTTTTAAGCCGTTTGTTTCATGGAGAGCTATTGTAAACGTGGTGCGTGTTTTGCTCTCTGATCAGCTAGCGGAGGGTCCACAAGTAAAGAGATTCGAAAAGGAATTTTCCGAAAAATTCGGACTTAAGAATGTTGTAGCTGTTAACTCCGGTACTACAGCGTTAGAGCTTGCTTACGAATTAGCTAAGATTGAGAAAGGGGACGAAGTAATTACAACAGTATTTACATGCACAGCAACCAATATACCTCTCATTCGTCGCGGAGCGAAAATTGTCTTTGCTGATATAGACAAAGATTTAAACATTAATATTGAAGACGTGAAAAATAAAGTTACTCCGAATACCAAAGCTATCGTATTTGTTCATTTCGGCGGGAACAATAGGGGACTTAAAGAATTAATAGAATTTTGTCGGGCTCGCTCAATAAAGTTAATCGAAGATGCAGCTCAAGCCGTTGGGAGTGATTTTTGGGGTAAAGCAGATTTCGCTTGTGTTTCTCTGCAGGCGATTAAAACACTTTCTAGTGGTGATGGAGGGTTTCTTATTTGTAAGAGTGATGAAGATTATAAAAAAGCTCGCAGACTTAGATGGTTTGGTTATGATAGAGACGAGAAACAGAAAAAAGGTGATATAGATCTTACTGAAGCGGGATATAAATATCATATGAATGATATCACAGCAGCAATCGGTCTTGGGAACCTATCTGTTATTGATAAAGTTATTAATCACAGAAAAAAGCTTATGAATATTTATTCAGAAGCTGGGCTGAACAGTCATATCTGGATGACTGCTGTGCTTGGTCGTGATTACGCTTCTTTATCAAAGAGGCTTAAGGAACACGGTTTTGAGACGGGTCAACATCATTATCGTAATGATAAGTATACTCTTTTCGGAGGCAGACAAAAACTTCCAGTTATGGATTCTATAGAAGATAATTATTTTTTTATTCCTATGCACCACGCTGTTTCAGTTAAGCAAGCGAAAAAGATAGTTTCTTTACTTCAATAA